In Anaerobaca lacustris, the genomic stretch ATGCTGTCCGCCGGCCAGCCCAGGCGAGCGCGGACCTCGATCTTGTCACAGGCCGGCTGGAATTGCTCCCCGTCCCGGCCAAGATAGACGCAGAGGGGCTCCCGCCGGCACGCGCCCGTCTCGCCGAGTTTCGCGCAGATCGACTGACTGACCCCCATGGGCAGATCGACCCGCGCCAAGGTGCGGCGCAGCCGTTTCCACAACGCCGGCATGCGATCCGGGTAGACCATCACGTCACTGCCCACCGCCAAAGACGCGACGGGCAGGCCGAGCTTCGCACCGATAGTGGCGGCCGCCTCCGCGTCCGGTAACATCGAGATGCCCAGAACTACGTCGAATGGCTCGGTCCGATGCCACCGTTTCGCCTGCGTCGTTGCACTGAAGGCCAGGGATGCGCCTTCGAACCGGCGAAACCCGAATCCGGGCGGACGAAGGTAGCTGACCCGGCGCGCCCGCAGCCCCTCCGGCGGGACCAGCGGATTGGCTGGGCCATAGTCGCACCAGCGGCCGGCGAGGTGAAGCGGCCAGGGGGCCCAGGGCCGGCCCACGAGGAAATCGCACTCGATCCCATGGCGGCGCAGGTGCCGGGCCTCGCGACACATGAAGACCCCATGCCGTCGCAGTTTCGCGGTCGGGAACATGTGGCTAATCACAAGTATCCGGAGCTTCTTCATCCGCCTCTTCGCAGAGTTCGTCGTCGGGAGTGGCGTACCACCAACTGAGACGCTCGGCCGCCAGGACGAACGCCAGGAACACCCAGTAGTACTTGGCCGAAACCTGCTTGATATTGAGACCCATGACCAACAGGAACGTCAGGACCGCCCGCGCGTACAACTTCTCCAGCGTCAGGGGCATGCGTCGGACCGTGAGCATCAGCAGGACCACGAAAGCCGCGAACAGGATCGCCGCCGGGACGCCGTACACGCCGAGCGCGAAGAAGAAGTCGTTGTGCGGCCAGATTACGCTGTCGGTCCGCTCGAACCAACTGAAGTAGCCGGTGCCGGCCGGCCGGGACGCGACGGCGCGAACGGCCTTGCCGATCGGGGCCATTCGGACATCGATGGCCTCCCTGGCCTTCTGCACGCTGGTCAGTCGCGAGGAGACGGAGCTGTCCAGACCTCGCTGCCGGATCAACAGGCCCGTGGACAGAGATGCCAGCAGAACGACAAGCACAAGCAACGCCGCCAGGGCCGGTCGCCGCAGCACCTGCCGCAGAAACAGCAGCGGCGACAGGACCGTGAACGCCAGGGCCACCAGACCGCCTCGTGAGCCGATCCGAAGCATCAGGACGGGCAGGAACAGGATTGCCGCGAGATACAGAATGCGCCACAGCAGGCTCCGGTCGCGGGCGAAGAGGTAGACCGCCGAGAGGAACGCCAAAGCCGTCAGCGCCGCGAGCATGTTCGCATCGATGGCGCTTCCAAGCGTTGCGGCGTACCGCGTGTCGCGCGTCTCGTGCACGGCGCGAATCGCTGCCCCCGTCTTGAAGGCCAGGATCGTCGTGGCCAACATTCCGATAACATACGATCGCAAGGCCCAGAGAAAGGTCGTCTCGCGGTTCGTTTCCAGGATCCAGTACGCGATCAAAATCAGCGCGACCAATTGGAGTTGCGTGAAGGCCCGCATCACTTCCATCTTCAGGTAGGGCTGAGGCAACGACGCGATGAAGATCCACGCGCTCAGTCCCGCCGCGACCCAGAGGGACTTGTGTCGGACGTGCAGCCCCGGCCGGGTCACCATCACGTTCAGAAGGAAGCTCGCCGCCAGAGCGACCCCGACGCCTCGATCGAGACTGAACGCCTGCCGAAACCCAACCCCTGCGCCAGTGGGAAGGACCAGCATGAGAATACACAGTGCGAACGTCGGCTTGAGGAGCATGCCGAGGAACGTAGGCACGGCGATGACCAGGCCTCCGGCGATGGGGTTCCGGCCCCAGAAGACGATCCCGAACCCGATCGCGCAGACCGCCAGCCACAGCGCCACAAGCAGCGCGTTCATGGCGGGCGGGAACGGAATGTCCGACGTCCGCTCCTCGGGCTCGAACAGCAAGCCATCGTAGTTCACGTCTTCGAAGTATGTCGCGTACATAAAGGAGCTTTGTGACACGCCCGCGCGGGCGCAGGCAGAGCATCCGGGACCGGCTCTACCGAGCGGCCGGTCCCTGCCTGTTCTTTCGTTTCAAAAGGCCCGCGACATGAAAGAGCCGGCGAAGAATCGGCCTGTGGCCCGAGAGGGCGTAGCGTGCGAGATAGAACTTGATCGAACTGCGGCAATCGCCTCGCGCGGGCGGCAGAAGCTTCTGGCGGTATCGCGGAACGCTTCGGCCCGTCCAACGGAACAGCGACATCCTGGCGCGGAGTTTGCGTTTCTTGAAGATTGCATAGCTTTGGACGGCCTTCAGCTCGCGAACGTCCAGTTCCGATAACTCGATCGCCATTTCCGCGGCGGCCGATTCGAGCAGTTCCTCGGCCTCAGGTGTTCGGGTCAGGACGAACGAGCTGCCGAGCTTGTCTTTCGCGACCAACTCGGGCAGCCCCGCATCGCCGCAGGACAGGTCGCTCAGCTCGCCGGTCAAGTCGCTGCAAAGCGTGCAGCGCCTCAGCGAAAAGGGCCCGAGCCTGTTGCGGCAATCCGCCAGAGGCAGCCGTGTTTCGGTGCCGTCGCTGCGGCCGATGAGCATGGTCCCCGGCCAGCCCCGGCCACGATACTCAAACCGCGCGACCGAGGCGGGCGGTATGCGCAGGTCCCGAAGCAGCCGAATCGTGCCGCGAAAGCTGAAGTCCAGACTGCATGCAAGACTGATCCGATACCGGATGCGCTCTCGCAGCGATTCGATGTGCTGCTCGGCCTTGCGCAGGGCCTGGATGTGGCACGGCAGGCCGACGACGGCGAACCGCCCTTGCGACTTGAGGATCTCCTTGAGCGCGACATCGGCCGCAACGGGACAGTACTTCGATCGCGCCGCGGAGAGGACCTCGTGCCTGGTTCGAGCGATGAACGGCTCGGGCTCCAGCGGCTTGTCCGCCCGCATCCGCGTCACGAGGGCGCCATCGATCAGCCCCCGCTCCAGGGCGAATATCAGCAGCGCCGTGACGAGCCCGCCGGAGGCGCTGTCATAGCGAATGTCTTTATCGGCGGCGCAACCCACATAACTGCCCAGGTATCGGCCCAGAACGATGTCTTCCGGAATCTCGCCGAAGAGCCGGGTTGCGAGCCCCTCGAAATCGACGCTATGCCCCGGACAGACATCGACACACAGCCCGCAGCGGGTGCACCTGGCCTTGTCGATTCGCGGGACGTAACCGCCCTGCCTGCCGTCGATATGCATCGTCACAGCATCGGCGGGGCACACCCCCACGCACGCGCCGCAACCGGTGCAGAGACCGCGCCGGACGACCCACTGGATTGTCGGACGTTTGCGCGTCATTCGCCTGGATGAGTCCTCAGGGACGGCGCGATCGGCTCGGCCCGCCGTGGCTGCGCCTGGCGGATGGATGCGCTCGATCCGACCGGTTCGATGGCCCCCTGCCATACCCGGCCTGCGACGTTTGCGTTCACGATCTGATGTTTGGATCGACATATCTCGTTGATGATACCCTCAGCCCCCGTTGGCCTGCAATCCTCCTTCACGGATCGCGCCGTTGTCGGGTCATGCATCGTTGCCGGGCAACGGTTCCGTGGGGCCGCGCTGCAGAACCGCCAGCAGCCGTCTTCGCTCCGCCGGCTGCACACTGAAAAGCCAGCCGCAGAGACACGTTAACATACCCGAGGCCAGGATCACGCCCAGAAGCCCGAGCCAGGAGGCCGGTGGGCAGAGGACCTTCCAGCCGACCATCATCGCGACCGCCGGAAGGCTCCCTCTAAGGGCCGGCCACCAGACACAGGCAAGACTTTCCCGTGTCGAGACCCCCATTCTTCGATTGAAGTAGATCGGCACGATAATGCCCGATATGACCGCCATCGGAACGAGGTTGGACCAGGCGATTCCCTCAAGGCCCCAGCCGAGAGACCTCACGGCGACAATCGAGCCGCCGACGCAAAGGATCGCCGTCACTGCGGCGAGTGCCCCGAAGACGCCGTGCTCGCCGCGACCGATGAGAACCAGGAAGTTGCTGTGCTGGGCCAGCATCAGACAGTGCCCCACGGTCAGCAGCGCCAGGACCGTCGCCAGCGAATCGATGACGGTTGGATCGGAGAATTTCTCGCCCACCCAGATGCGGAGGAACTCCCGGCCCATCACGATCAGAAAGGTGCCCGCCGGGACGAGAACCAGCAGGCTGTACTTCTGCGTCAGGAAGGCGATCTCCTTGACGGTGGCGTGTTCGGCGCGGGTATCCAGGTCGCTGACGGCCGGCTTGATCGCGGCGGTGAAGGCCTGGAGCAACTGGCTTAGCAGCAGCACGCCGGCGCTGGCGACGGAGAACCGGCTGACCGCCGAGGTGTCGAGGAAGATCCCCGCGATGAGGTCGCCCGCCTTGCAGACGATCAGTCCGCCCATCGAATAAAGGAACGTATTGGTCCCGTAGAAGAGCATCTCTTTGAGCAGGACGGGGTCGATGTTCTGCCGTGACAGAGAGACTCTGGGCAGCAGGCGTCGAATGAAGATCTGCTGGACCAGCCGCGTGACGATCTCGCTCGTACCGAACACGAGTCCCATCGTCAGCAGGCCATAACCCCGAAGCAAGAGCACGATCAGCAGAACGGTCCGCACCACAAGGACCGCCAGCGTCGCCACGTTAATGACGTCGTATCGCTGAAGACCGCTGAGCACGGCGGTGGTCGGTTGGAGCGGGCTGGAAACGGCGAAGGTCAGTCCGACGATCAAGACGAGCTTCCCGGCTACTGCGATCTGGTCGGGCTCGATCGCGAACCAGTCGCCGATCTTCGCATAGAGCAGAACGCTCAACAGAACGAGCACGAATCCCAGGGCCGAGTAGAAGAATAGCGACGTACTGATGACCTTCGCAACGCCCTGCTCGTCGCCCTTGGCCAGGCAGACGGGGATCTGTCGATTGATCGCACCGTTGAGCCCCAGGCTCAGCATGCCGCGATAGCGATACAGCGAACCGACGAGCACCCACACGCCGTACCGAGCCTCTCCGAGCTGGCCCAGGAAGAACCGGATCAGAAAGAAGCCGATCAACGCATTACTGACGAGGGTCAGTATGTTGAACAGCGTGTTGTGGATCAGCCGCTTCGAGGTTGTGATAGGTTGCATCATCGTTGCTTCGGACCGTGCCACTGTGGCCAAGGCGGGAGACTTCGGATTTCCTTGCGAGGCAGAAGAGGTTCGCCGAGGCAAACCGTTTCGCATCCCATGCGACGCACCTGCCGATTGCCGCGTGCAGCGGCCCAATGTTGCCGACGAGCAGGTCCGCCGCCCTCAGCACGCGATGAAAGAGGCCCGAGCCGTCGAACTCTGCGGCGTCGAACCCGCTGCAACGCAGCAGCCGGGCCAGATGAGCCGCAGAGAAATGCTCGTGCCAGCGCTTGGTCGCCGAGACATCGCCGATCAGACCATCGGGATTGCTGACGTATCGCCTCTCGTAGTCGGCCCGTGAGTGCGTCCGGCAGAAGTACCAACGGTGCAATCGTGGAAATCGGAACTTCAGATTGCCCATATCCAGAAACGAGAACGCGTGCCGGCCCGGGACGGTGACGATCAGCACGCCGTCGTCGACCAGGACTCGGTGCAGTTCGTCCAGCAGTTCCTCCTGCTCGCTGACGTGTTCGAGGACGTCCATCAGCGTGATCGAGGAGAATGTCCGGTCCGGAAACGGCAACGGCGCTGCGCGGGCGATGTGGATGATCTCCAATCCACCCGAGGCCTTCCGCGCCTGCTCGATGGCTGAGCGGCTGACATCGACGCCCACCAGGCACTTGATCCCCTTGGTTTTCAGCGTCTGGAGAAAGCGTCCATCGCCGCAGCCGAAATCGAGATGGGCTGCCCCGCCGGCAGGCACGTGGTGCCAGGCGAACGCATAGCGGCTGCACGCATACGGGTTGTCGGCCGTGACATATATGTGCATGGAGGTGACCTGAGGCGTTCTCAGTCTTCGCATCGTCGCCCGACGACCTGCCACAGGGGGCCGACCTGGCGAAGGTTGTACCGGCCGAGCACGAACGGCGGCGCATAGCCCGGCTGGTCTGAAGTCACATAGATCGGACGGCATGCGAGGAGTCGCTCGAACAACTCCGCATCGTACGGCGGCGCCCCCCTGCTGCTGACGATCCCCGTGACGATCTTCACGTCGGTCCGGCGGCCCTCGACCTCCTGGACCAGCAGGAGCGGAGCCACCGTGGTGGTATCGGCGTAGATCACCGCATCGGGCCCCGCGGCGTCCAGCGCATCGCGTGCGAAACGCTCGGCCCCGGTCTCGCCCGTCTTCCAGGGCTGGAGAAAGTACGCATAATCGTCGCGATAGGCGATGTCGGCCCGCGTCCCGATCCCAAGGTCCATGCGCCGGGCGATGGTCGGAGCGATGACGTAAACCGCCACCGGCAAGAAGGTCGCGCCGATGATGACGGCCGCAACCACACGGTGCGGCAGCCGCTCGTGGACGAGCTGGACCCCCAGGCCCGCAAGAACGCAGACAACGGCATAGAACGGGATGAAGAAGGCATAACGGTCCGCGACGGTGTAACGAAACGCGAAGAGAAAGAACAGCACCAGCGAAGCAACCAGAACACAACGGAAAGCCGAGACGGTCCGCATCCTCAGCAGCGCAACGCCGCCGCCGACACACAGCAGCAGGTTCGGGGTCGGGAAGTTCAGCACCACGAACAGGAAGTTCTCCTTGGCGATCGTCCAGGACACGGCGGTGTTGAGCACGTCCGCCTGCCACCGATCTCCAAAAGCGGCCGACGCGAGTGTTGCGAGAACCTCGCCGCTGTGGAGCATCCGGCGGACGATCAGGTATTCATAGGGCAGCGCGCCGACGATCCACAGCAGTGCAACGAGCCCGACGTCCACGAGGCGAAGCCTGCCCTTGACGACCAGCACGACCAGGAGCGCGGCGTAGCAAGCCAGCGGGATGGCCGCCAGCATGTGCACCGCGACCGCCAGGCCGTTGAGCAGGCCAAGAGCACAGAGATACCGCGTTCGTCCGGTCTTGCTGTATTGCAGCAGCACGATCAGCTCGCCCAGGAACAGCGCCGTCCAGAGCGTGTAGGTTTCGGCCATGCTCGCGTGCTGCCAGAACGTGTGCGACAGGGCCAGCGTCGCCGCCGCGACCAGCGCCGGCAGCCCCCTGCCGACCCAGAGCCGCACCAGCAGATACAGGTTCGCCACGGCCACAGCCCCCGCCAGCGCTGAGACGAGATTGACCCGATACGCGAACGAACCGAACGGAATGAGCTTGCCTGGGATCGCGGCGAGATAGAACAGCGGATGAGAAAGCGCCAGTCCGAGGAAGCCCTCGACGTCGTTGTGCCAGACGCGAAGCTGAATCAGACCGCTGTCCTGCCACAATGCCCCCGGCGCGCAACTGATCCCATACAGGGCCCCTGCCGCACACAAGACGGCAAGATAGGTGAACACTGTGCGCGTGGTTGTCTTCGACATGAAAGTGATCTGTGAAATGCCTGGCCCGTCAACTGACGGTGACGACCAGCCCTTCGTGACTGACGCTGTAGTCGAAGAAGCGGGCCCGCTCGTTCGGCGGCTCGGCCTCCAGCATGTGGCGAACGGTCTCTGCGTCCTGTCGTGACTTGCAGACCATCAGAAGGAAACCGCCCCCGCCGGCGCCGAGGAGTTTGGCCCCGTGCATGTGCGGTCGGACGCGTGCGAGCAAAGCCTCGATCTCGTCGTTGCTGCTGTTCGGGTCCAACTGCTTGTTGAGCTGCCACGCCGTATCGACGAGGCGTCCAAACCGCGCGGCGTCCTTGCGAATGAACGCGTCCATCACCTCGCGCGCCGTCTGTCCGATGTGTGCCAGCGTCGCCATCGTCGCCCGATCGCGATTCAGGTACCGCCCCACCACCTGCTGGAGGATGTTCTTGGCGAGCCGTGTGATCCCCGTGTAGTACAGCAGCGTCGACTGATGGTTGAACATCGGGTCTATAATATCCGCTGGCACGTAATGGATGTGGGCGTCCGGGACCATGCCGGGCTGGGCCACGATCATCTTGACGCCGTCGACCACCCCGCCGATCTGGTCCTGCCAGCCGCCGCCGGTGGTCAGGGCCTGTTCGAGCCGGAGCACCTGATGGAACAGCTCCCGCTGCGAGAGATCCTTGCCGATGACCCGTGCGAGCGCTGCGCTGATTACGGCGCCCATGATGCTCGATGTGCCCAGGCCGCTTCCCTTGGGGATCGCGGCCAGCGTCGTCAGCTCGATCCCGCCCCCGAAGGCATCGAGTGCCTTCTTCAGCGAGACGGCCTTCGATCGACCGCCCTGCCGAGGCGACAGTCCCGACAACACCAGAGCCGCCTTGGCCAGCGCGAAGCTGCCGGTGGCCTTTCGATAGTCCAGCAGGTCCTCGAACCGCTGAATTTCGATGCGGACGCCCAGGTCGATCGAACCGATCCGGATCACCGGCTCGTCGATCACTCGCACATACGCCTGGATCGGCGGCTGGCCGTTCAGATTGACCGCGGCGTTCACCACGCAGCCGCCTCGTTCGAGTGCGTATGGCGGCGTGTCCGTCCAGCCACCACCGACGTCGAGTCGCGCCGGGGCCCGGGCCCAGACGATTTCATCGCTCCGCAGCACGCTGCGAGGTGACGTCGTCTCGACGATTCCACTGCCCACGATCGACCGCTCCAGCGCCTCGAAGGCCGCCTGCTGCGCCCGATGCGACCACTGCTTGAGCGTGATGTCACGCTGGGGAAGCAGACCCAGCGATCTCAGCCACTCGCACTGGGCCCGCGTCAGTCCGTCTTCGACGTTGCCCAGGACCGGGTCGGCGGGTGTCTCCGTGTCCGCATGAAGGGCCGTCAGGGCCGTCCCAAGGGTATGCAGGATTCGCGGACCGACCAGCGAGGCCATGCCGCGATCTTCCCGGCTGTCATAATAGCGATGTGCTTCCGTCAGAATACCTGCAATCGATGCGGACGCGTCGGTTCCGTCGCCGAGCACATGCGCCAGTTCCTGCGAAGAGAAGCCGCTGTCCGGTCGAAACACCTGTCGCCACGATGCACGAATGTGCTGCGCCCTGATCCGGCTGCGGCGGCGGTGAAACGCGACATGATCGGCCAGGGCGAGAATCTGCTCGAAGCTGTACCGGTCGGCCGTTCGCCAGGCGTTGCGCTGTTCCTCGGACGCGGCGTTTGGCTCGAACATCCAGAGCCAACGGTGGTAGTCGCCATGTGCCTTTACGGCGGGAAACAGGCGGGCATTCCAGATGCTCCGGTCCTTCTTCGCGGTGCGGCGATCCCAGACGTCCTGCGGCGCGGCGCCGACGTCCGCAAGCCAGACGAGAAGGTCCT encodes the following:
- a CDS encoding glycosyltransferase, producing the protein MKKLRILVISHMFPTAKLRRHGVFMCREARHLRRHGIECDFLVGRPWAPWPLHLAGRWCDYGPANPLVPPEGLRARRVSYLRPPGFGFRRFEGASLAFSATTQAKRWHRTEPFDVVLGISMLPDAEAAATIGAKLGLPVASLAVGSDVMVYPDRMPALWKRLRRTLARVDLPMGVSQSICAKLGETGACRREPLCVYLGRDGEQFQPACDKIEVRARLGWPADSIVAVYVGGLVESKGISDLAAACEPLLKQHENFHLVCVGDGPSRSVLEKLSARVARKEAVSLPGQVAPEEVPHYLQGADFLALPSYSEGMPQVVLEAMDCGLPVVATRVGGVGEAVIDGRTGLLVEARNVEQLRGALERMIIDAPFRTAAGRLGLARAKEVFDPDRNAKTFADALWSLAPRKKGIDG
- a CDS encoding O-antigen ligase family protein, which encodes MYATYFEDVNYDGLLFEPEERTSDIPFPPAMNALLVALWLAVCAIGFGIVFWGRNPIAGGLVIAVPTFLGMLLKPTFALCILMLVLPTGAGVGFRQAFSLDRGVGVALAASFLLNVMVTRPGLHVRHKSLWVAAGLSAWIFIASLPQPYLKMEVMRAFTQLQLVALILIAYWILETNRETTFLWALRSYVIGMLATTILAFKTGAAIRAVHETRDTRYAATLGSAIDANMLAALTALAFLSAVYLFARDRSLLWRILYLAAILFLPVLMLRIGSRGGLVALAFTVLSPLLFLRQVLRRPALAALLVLVVLLASLSTGLLIRQRGLDSSVSSRLTSVQKAREAIDVRMAPIGKAVRAVASRPAGTGYFSWFERTDSVIWPHNDFFFALGVYGVPAAILFAAFVVLLMLTVRRMPLTLEKLYARAVLTFLLVMGLNIKQVSAKYYWVFLAFVLAAERLSWWYATPDDELCEEADEEAPDTCD
- a CDS encoding Coenzyme F420 hydrogenase/dehydrogenase, beta subunit C-terminal domain: MTRKRPTIQWVVRRGLCTGCGACVGVCPADAVTMHIDGRQGGYVPRIDKARCTRCGLCVDVCPGHSVDFEGLATRLFGEIPEDIVLGRYLGSYVGCAADKDIRYDSASGGLVTALLIFALERGLIDGALVTRMRADKPLEPEPFIARTRHEVLSAARSKYCPVAADVALKEILKSQGRFAVVGLPCHIQALRKAEQHIESLRERIRYRISLACSLDFSFRGTIRLLRDLRIPPASVARFEYRGRGWPGTMLIGRSDGTETRLPLADCRNRLGPFSLRRCTLCSDLTGELSDLSCGDAGLPELVAKDKLGSSFVLTRTPEAEELLESAAAEMAIELSELDVRELKAVQSYAIFKKRKLRARMSLFRWTGRSVPRYRQKLLPPARGDCRSSIKFYLARYALSGHRPILRRLFHVAGLLKRKNRQGPAAR
- a CDS encoding lipopolysaccharide biosynthesis protein, giving the protein MMQPITTSKRLIHNTLFNILTLVSNALIGFFLIRFFLGQLGEARYGVWVLVGSLYRYRGMLSLGLNGAINRQIPVCLAKGDEQGVAKVISTSLFFYSALGFVLVLLSVLLYAKIGDWFAIEPDQIAVAGKLVLIVGLTFAVSSPLQPTTAVLSGLQRYDVINVATLAVLVVRTVLLIVLLLRGYGLLTMGLVFGTSEIVTRLVQQIFIRRLLPRVSLSRQNIDPVLLKEMLFYGTNTFLYSMGGLIVCKAGDLIAGIFLDTSAVSRFSVASAGVLLLSQLLQAFTAAIKPAVSDLDTRAEHATVKEIAFLTQKYSLLVLVPAGTFLIVMGREFLRIWVGEKFSDPTVIDSLATVLALLTVGHCLMLAQHSNFLVLIGRGEHGVFGALAAVTAILCVGGSIVAVRSLGWGLEGIAWSNLVPMAVISGIIVPIYFNRRMGVSTRESLACVWWPALRGSLPAVAMMVGWKVLCPPASWLGLLGVILASGMLTCLCGWLFSVQPAERRRLLAVLQRGPTEPLPGNDA
- a CDS encoding class I SAM-dependent methyltransferase, translated to MRRLRTPQVTSMHIYVTADNPYACSRYAFAWHHVPAGGAAHLDFGCGDGRFLQTLKTKGIKCLVGVDVSRSAIEQARKASGGLEIIHIARAAPLPFPDRTFSSITLMDVLEHVSEQEELLDELHRVLVDDGVLIVTVPGRHAFSFLDMGNLKFRFPRLHRWYFCRTHSRADYERRYVSNPDGLIGDVSATKRWHEHFSAAHLARLLRCSGFDAAEFDGSGLFHRVLRAADLLVGNIGPLHAAIGRCVAWDAKRFASANLFCLARKSEVSRLGHSGTVRSNDDATYHNLEAADPQHAVQHTDPRQ
- a CDS encoding protein O-mannosyl-transferase family; the encoded protein is MSKTTTRTVFTYLAVLCAAGALYGISCAPGALWQDSGLIQLRVWHNDVEGFLGLALSHPLFYLAAIPGKLIPFGSFAYRVNLVSALAGAVAVANLYLLVRLWVGRGLPALVAAATLALSHTFWQHASMAETYTLWTALFLGELIVLLQYSKTGRTRYLCALGLLNGLAVAVHMLAAIPLACYAALLVVLVVKGRLRLVDVGLVALLWIVGALPYEYLIVRRMLHSGEVLATLASAAFGDRWQADVLNTAVSWTIAKENFLFVVLNFPTPNLLLCVGGGVALLRMRTVSAFRCVLVASLVLFFLFAFRYTVADRYAFFIPFYAVVCVLAGLGVQLVHERLPHRVVAAVIIGATFLPVAVYVIAPTIARRMDLGIGTRADIAYRDDYAYFLQPWKTGETGAERFARDALDAAGPDAVIYADTTTVAPLLLVQEVEGRRTDVKIVTGIVSSRGAPPYDAELFERLLACRPIYVTSDQPGYAPPFVLGRYNLRQVGPLWQVVGRRCED
- a CDS encoding fucose pyrophosphorylase domain-containing protein, giving the protein MQLGSRSWDYLIVTASNEAQATAYEAQLAVRRELGLLSSVCETIVVADPGGKRVGSGGSTLFCLLEVLQRRLGRQMAKSGPPLWLETLSGMRILVVHAGGDSRRLPAYGPCGKIFIPVPGENDSAVCLSLFDRQLPTYLALPEPTQGQGQVVIASGDVLLRFDPSDIRLTRQGITALACYANPEQASRHGVFCQGSDDAVRLYLQKPSISEQRAHGAINAYGQTCLDIGVMHFDAATAVRLLQVFGARPNSAGGAALAGRRGKAVLERGLDFYREVCCTMGTHGRLASYIKSARGSGSKWSDAMLTELFGLLSDTPFSVQLLKHCDFLDFGSSRAILTNGTRLLQEDRGISFLQTYLDINNEVAPSATVQGTGGWVEGCRIASSLTLGGSNVVVGADIDQPLVLPAGACVDVIEGRSRDAGYIWFVRCYGIDDAFKEPAGQGAVFCGKDLLVWLADVGAAPQDVWDRRTAKKDRSIWNARLFPAVKAHGDYHRWLWMFEPNAASEEQRNAWRTADRYSFEQILALADHVAFHRRRSRIRAQHIRASWRQVFRPDSGFSSQELAHVLGDGTDASASIAGILTEAHRYYDSREDRGMASLVGPRILHTLGTALTALHADTETPADPVLGNVEDGLTRAQCEWLRSLGLLPQRDITLKQWSHRAQQAAFEALERSIVGSGIVETTSPRSVLRSDEIVWARAPARLDVGGGWTDTPPYALERGGCVVNAAVNLNGQPPIQAYVRVIDEPVIRIGSIDLGVRIEIQRFEDLLDYRKATGSFALAKAALVLSGLSPRQGGRSKAVSLKKALDAFGGGIELTTLAAIPKGSGLGTSSIMGAVISAALARVIGKDLSQRELFHQVLRLEQALTTGGGWQDQIGGVVDGVKMIVAQPGMVPDAHIHYVPADIIDPMFNHQSTLLYYTGITRLAKNILQQVVGRYLNRDRATMATLAHIGQTAREVMDAFIRKDAARFGRLVDTAWQLNKQLDPNSSNDEIEALLARVRPHMHGAKLLGAGGGGFLLMVCKSRQDAETVRHMLEAEPPNERARFFDYSVSHEGLVVTVS